The Geobacter sp. AOG2 genome includes a window with the following:
- a CDS encoding sigma-54 dependent transcriptional regulator: MSDPLYPDFGILLVDDEPDWLSSLSLTLESCAGITNITTCNDSRQVMAILDQGGIGLILLDLTMPHLSGEELLEQIAEHHPEVCSIVISGLNQVETAVNCMRRGAFDYFVKTDDEGRMVNGVLRAVRMQELQRDHREMASRFSSPEVRHPEAFSAVVTNDRGMQAVFTYAEAVAGSPQPLLITGESGVGKELIARAVHTLSGCRGKLVTVNVAGLDDTVFADTLFGHVRGAFTGAEQVRRGMVEEAADGTLFLDEIGDLSIPSQVKLLRLLQEGEYFPLGSDLPKRLKARIIVATHQDLAAREASGAFRRDLYYRLRTHQLHVPPLRERRGDIPLLLDHFLEEAARALGKKKPTPPKGLAQFLATYGFPGNVRELKAMVYDAVSVHRDRMLSMDSFVKAVERSPKQGGGMAAAPAAKQNPFAGFDELPTFSDAAAFLVMEALDRANGNQTLAARLLGISQPALSKRLKMRQQGG, translated from the coding sequence GTGAGCGATCCTCTGTACCCCGATTTCGGCATCCTCCTGGTGGATGACGAGCCGGACTGGCTCAGTTCCCTTTCCCTGACCCTGGAGTCCTGCGCCGGCATTACCAACATCACCACCTGTAACGACAGCCGCCAGGTCATGGCCATCCTCGATCAGGGCGGGATCGGTCTGATCCTCCTGGACCTCACCATGCCGCACTTGTCGGGGGAAGAACTTCTGGAACAGATCGCCGAACACCATCCCGAGGTCTGTTCCATCGTCATCAGCGGGCTGAACCAGGTGGAGACCGCCGTCAATTGCATGAGGCGGGGGGCGTTCGACTATTTCGTCAAGACCGACGACGAGGGCCGCATGGTAAACGGCGTGCTCCGGGCCGTGCGCATGCAGGAACTTCAACGGGACCACCGGGAGATGGCCAGCCGTTTCAGTTCGCCGGAGGTCCGGCATCCCGAGGCCTTCAGCGCCGTCGTCACCAACGACCGGGGCATGCAGGCCGTATTCACCTATGCGGAAGCGGTGGCCGGAAGCCCCCAGCCGCTCCTGATTACCGGAGAGAGCGGCGTCGGCAAGGAGCTCATTGCCCGCGCCGTCCATACCTTGAGCGGTTGCCGGGGCAAACTGGTGACGGTGAACGTTGCCGGGCTCGACGATACGGTCTTCGCCGACACCCTGTTCGGCCACGTGCGCGGGGCCTTTACCGGTGCCGAGCAGGTGCGGCGCGGCATGGTGGAGGAGGCGGCCGACGGTACCCTCTTCCTGGACGAGATCGGTGACCTGAGCATCCCTTCCCAGGTGAAGCTCCTGCGGCTGCTTCAGGAGGGGGAATACTTCCCTCTGGGGAGCGACCTGCCGAAACGGCTCAAGGCCCGTATCATCGTCGCCACCCACCAGGACCTGGCGGCCAGGGAGGCGTCCGGGGCCTTCCGCCGCGACCTCTACTACCGGCTGCGGACCCACCAGCTTCATGTCCCGCCGCTGCGGGAGCGGCGCGGGGATATCCCCCTGCTGTTGGATCATTTTCTGGAGGAAGCGGCCCGGGCCCTGGGCAAGAAGAAGCCGACCCCGCCCAAGGGGTTGGCGCAATTCCTCGCCACCTACGGCTTCCCCGGCAACGTGCGCGAGCTCAAGGCCATGGTCTACGATGCCGTCAGCGTGCACCGGGATAGGATGCTTTCCATGGATTCGTTCGTCAAGGCCGTGGAACGTTCCCCGAAACAGGGCGGGGGGATGGCGGCGGCCCCGGCCGCCAAGCAGAATCCCTTTGCCGGGTTCGATGAACTGCCCACCTTCAGCGATGCCGCCGCGTTTCTGGTCATGGAGGCCCTGGACCGGGCCAACGGCAACCAGACCCTTGCGGCGCGGCTTCTGGGCATATCCCAGCCGGCGCTTTCCAAACGGCTGAAGATGCGGCAGCAGGGCGGGTAA
- a CDS encoding bacteriohemerythrin, giving the protein MRIVWRESLSIGIPEIDSQHKELLSRFNKLLKACKMGKGKAELVGLLTFLDDYAIRHFHAEEIVLMRCNYIGYADHKNEHHEFIERLKALKIEIAIDGVATRHVTETNRLMLKWLKNHISKADRKMGDYLKSISTTSTHFDKTFLEARP; this is encoded by the coding sequence ATGAGAATTGTGTGGAGAGAATCGCTGTCGATCGGCATACCGGAAATCGACAGCCAGCATAAAGAGCTGCTGTCCCGTTTCAACAAGTTGCTCAAAGCGTGCAAAATGGGGAAGGGCAAGGCGGAGTTGGTGGGGTTGCTGACGTTCCTCGACGATTACGCGATCAGGCACTTCCACGCCGAGGAGATCGTGCTGATGCGCTGCAACTATATCGGATATGCCGACCACAAAAATGAGCATCATGAATTCATTGAAAGGCTCAAAGCGCTCAAGATTGAAATCGCAATCGATGGTGTGGCAACCCGCCATGTGACGGAAACCAACAGGCTCATGCTTAAATGGCTGAAAAACCATATCTCAAAGGCCGACAGGAAGATGGGGGACTATCTGAAGTCCATCTCGACGACTTCCACGCACTTCGATAAGACCTTTTTGGAAGCCCGCCCCTGA
- a CDS encoding aromatic acid exporter family protein, producing MIDGAGVMKLFNKDGIIVALQNAVVCLVAYPCGEYSTSLFHGESAGMGGLWSLISGLVVLQATTRDTWKSAGLRVLGTFIGAVVSGAYLSFLPFGPAGMAVSLGVTIVLCQLLKVPEHGRLAVITVAVIMVISHLNPTLNPVMNAVLRFSEACIGAATAVAVVLLTPRFETTS from the coding sequence ATGATCGATGGGGCAGGGGTAATGAAGCTATTCAACAAGGACGGTATCATCGTCGCCCTACAGAATGCCGTGGTCTGTCTGGTGGCCTATCCTTGCGGGGAATACTCCACCAGCCTCTTTCATGGTGAGTCGGCGGGCATGGGGGGACTCTGGTCGCTCATCTCCGGGCTGGTGGTGCTTCAGGCCACGACCCGCGACACCTGGAAGTCGGCGGGGCTGCGGGTGCTTGGAACCTTTATCGGCGCGGTCGTCAGCGGGGCGTATCTCTCCTTTTTACCGTTCGGACCGGCCGGCATGGCCGTCTCACTCGGCGTTACCATCGTGTTGTGCCAACTCCTGAAGGTGCCCGAACACGGCCGCCTTGCGGTCATCACCGTGGCGGTCATCATGGTGATTTCGCACCTGAATCCCACGCTTAACCCGGTCATGAATGCGGTGTTGCGTTTCAGCGAGGCGTGCATCGGCGCCGCCACCGCTGTGGCGGTGGTCCTCCTGACGCCCCGGTTCGAAACCACATCCTGA
- a CDS encoding PAS domain S-box protein: MEPSAFVITPQEYRILVERAPIMIWRAGTDGLCNYFNQRWLEFTGRNMAQEQGNGWAEGVHPEDLDRCLEIYLDNFGKRLAFEMEYRLKRHDGVYRWILDRGTPFYLDDGEFGGYIGSCIDTTERVEARAAIRQAQESRITRLEGLLPICANCKNIRDDEGYWHNVESYISAHSGADFSHGICPVCAEKLYGYKKQE; encoded by the coding sequence ATGGAACCAAGTGCATTCGTCATTACTCCCCAGGAGTACCGGATTCTGGTCGAACGGGCGCCCATCATGATCTGGCGGGCCGGGACCGACGGCCTGTGCAACTATTTCAATCAGCGCTGGCTCGAATTTACGGGGAGGAACATGGCGCAGGAGCAGGGAAACGGCTGGGCGGAGGGTGTCCACCCCGAAGACCTGGACCGTTGTCTGGAAATCTACCTGGACAACTTCGGCAAGCGCCTGGCCTTTGAGATGGAATATCGTCTCAAGCGGCATGATGGTGTCTATCGCTGGATACTGGACCGCGGCACGCCGTTTTATCTCGACGACGGCGAGTTTGGCGGGTATATCGGCAGTTGCATCGACACCACGGAGCGGGTCGAGGCCCGCGCGGCGATCCGTCAGGCCCAGGAGTCCAGGATCACGAGACTGGAAGGCCTGTTGCCGATCTGCGCCAACTGCAAGAACATTCGCGACGATGAAGGGTACTGGCATAACGTGGAATCCTACATCTCCGCCCATTCCGGCGCGGACTTTTCCCACGGTATCTGCCCGGTGTGCGCCGAAAAACTCTATGGGTACAAAAAACAGGAATAA
- a CDS encoding hotdog domain-containing protein, with protein sequence MSENEKNDAVITPHDTRYLFVLPFSTDRVLARRFLASDRQVAGNIRFGKILETLDKVAENTALAYVNRFYPEARVVTAAIDSVVVRNLADTTHDLVFSAQINHVGRSSMEVGIRIECLGAGWGHLATCYFTMVARSTEGGEAKSLTLPPLTYAQEIEVKRYRKAEQRRQAYRDSLAKAEEMPSLEEYLFLKKLHMEQEAEEFRGIRIGQLMLESTQRAYPEQENVPKTVFGGYLIRRAYELAALTAEMVAPDRVVPCQVNRINFNQPVFLGDQLKFIARVVYTGKTTITVQSDIERFSRGTHDKALSNSCLFTFRNVGSDLQPQPVPPIYPVTYAEDARYLNAYRQRVD encoded by the coding sequence ATGAGCGAAAACGAGAAGAACGATGCGGTCATAACGCCGCACGATACGAGATACCTGTTTGTGCTCCCGTTTTCTACGGATCGGGTGCTGGCTCGGCGTTTTCTCGCCAGCGACCGGCAGGTGGCCGGCAACATCCGTTTCGGCAAGATCCTGGAGACCCTGGACAAGGTGGCCGAGAATACCGCCTTGGCCTATGTCAACCGGTTCTACCCGGAGGCGCGGGTCGTTACCGCCGCCATCGACAGTGTGGTGGTGAGGAACCTGGCCGATACGACCCACGACCTTGTCTTTTCCGCCCAGATCAATCATGTGGGCCGTTCTTCCATGGAGGTGGGCATACGGATCGAATGCCTGGGGGCGGGATGGGGACACCTCGCCACATGCTACTTCACCATGGTCGCCCGTTCCACGGAAGGGGGAGAGGCGAAGAGCCTGACCCTGCCGCCGTTGACCTATGCCCAGGAGATCGAGGTGAAACGCTATAGGAAGGCTGAACAGCGGCGCCAGGCGTATCGGGACAGCCTGGCAAAGGCGGAGGAGATGCCGTCTCTGGAGGAGTACCTGTTTCTCAAAAAGTTGCATATGGAACAAGAGGCGGAAGAGTTCCGCGGGATACGTATCGGTCAGTTGATGCTTGAATCGACGCAGCGGGCGTATCCCGAGCAGGAAAACGTGCCCAAGACCGTCTTCGGCGGCTACCTCATCCGCAGGGCCTACGAACTGGCCGCCCTGACCGCGGAGATGGTCGCACCCGACCGGGTGGTGCCGTGCCAGGTGAACCGGATTAATTTCAACCAGCCGGTGTTTCTGGGCGACCAGCTCAAATTTATTGCTCGGGTGGTCTACACGGGCAAGACGACGATCACCGTCCAGTCCGATATCGAGCGGTTCAGTCGGGGCACGCACGACAAAGCGCTTTCCAATTCGTGCCTGTTCACCTTCAGGAACGTGGGCAGCGATCTGCAACCACAGCCGGTACCGCCCATCTACCCGGTAACCTATGCCGAGGATGCCCGCTATCTGAACGCGTACCGCCAGAGGGTGGACTGA
- a CDS encoding anaerobic C4-dicarboxylate transporter, with translation MAMFWIQFVLVLGAVLIGIRRGGVALGMIGGLGVSLLVLGFRSSPSEPPIAVMLIILAVVTASATLQVAGGLDYLVQLTERMLRAHPKYVTILAPLSTFFLTVCCGTGHAVYALLPVISDVALKTGIRPERPMAISSVASQMGITASPVAAAVTFFLGFAAKAGHPVTLIDIIMVTMPAGVIGVLAAAAWSFNRGKDLDKDPEFQARLQDPDFKKNLDADVTTLGKEISMTAKISVLLFFAGVGTIILLASCPQLLPMGMDKKPIPMTTVVQFVMLGYGAFIMFSANVKAKEIAHSSVFIAGMIAVVSIFGIAWMSDTFISANKKFLVENIGIMVKMAPWTFAIATFCISAFVKSQAATLAITLPLGLALGLPIPLLLGLMPASYAYFFFAFYPSDLAAINMDRTGTTHIGKYLLNHSFMFPGLIGVSVSTVVAYTISQLMF, from the coding sequence ATGGCAATGTTCTGGATCCAATTCGTGCTCGTTCTAGGTGCCGTACTTATCGGTATCCGCAGGGGTGGCGTCGCGCTCGGCATGATCGGCGGTCTAGGCGTTTCACTCCTGGTGTTGGGTTTCCGCAGCTCACCGTCCGAGCCCCCAATCGCCGTCATGCTGATCATTCTGGCGGTGGTCACGGCGTCGGCGACCCTCCAGGTGGCGGGCGGCCTGGATTACCTGGTGCAACTGACCGAGCGGATGCTGCGCGCCCATCCCAAATATGTAACCATCCTGGCTCCGCTCTCGACCTTCTTCCTGACCGTCTGCTGCGGCACCGGACATGCGGTGTACGCCCTGCTTCCGGTTATCTCCGACGTGGCCCTGAAGACCGGAATCCGCCCCGAACGCCCCATGGCCATCTCCAGCGTCGCCTCCCAGATGGGGATCACCGCCAGCCCGGTTGCGGCGGCCGTGACCTTCTTCCTGGGGTTTGCCGCCAAGGCGGGGCACCCGGTGACCTTGATCGACATCATCATGGTCACCATGCCGGCCGGGGTGATCGGTGTCCTGGCTGCCGCCGCCTGGAGTTTCAATCGCGGTAAGGACCTGGACAAGGACCCCGAGTTTCAGGCGCGGCTTCAGGACCCTGATTTCAAAAAGAACCTGGATGCGGATGTCACGACCCTGGGCAAAGAGATCTCCATGACCGCCAAGATCTCGGTGCTCCTGTTCTTCGCCGGCGTAGGTACCATCATCCTGCTGGCAAGCTGCCCCCAACTGCTCCCCATGGGAATGGACAAGAAGCCGATCCCCATGACCACGGTGGTGCAGTTCGTCATGCTTGGTTACGGCGCCTTCATCATGTTCTCCGCCAATGTCAAGGCCAAGGAAATAGCCCACTCCAGCGTGTTTATCGCCGGCATGATCGCAGTCGTTTCCATCTTCGGCATCGCCTGGATGAGCGATACCTTCATTTCCGCCAATAAAAAATTCCTGGTGGAGAACATCGGCATCATGGTAAAAATGGCTCCCTGGACCTTTGCCATCGCCACCTTCTGCATCTCCGCCTTTGTGAAGAGTCAGGCAGCCACCCTCGCCATTACGCTTCCCCTGGGGTTGGCGCTCGGCTTGCCGATCCCGCTGCTGCTGGGCCTGATGCCAGCCAGCTACGCCTACTTCTTCTTTGCTTTCTACCCCAGCGACTTGGCCGCCATCAACATGGACCGTACCGGTACAACCCACATCGGCAAGTACCTGCTCAATCACAGTTTCATGTTCCCGGGTTTGATCGGTGTCTCGGTATCCACCGTGGTGGCCTATACCATATCGCAACTGATGTTCTAG
- a CDS encoding radical SAM protein codes for MLLIFPPVAKPCEPPAGIAQLAAAMHSRGMPCRVLDANLEGLLWLLEQPCVVNDTWSRRAIKGRPRHLADLRDGDIYRSPDRYNRAVRDLNRLLAVAGQTSGATVGLADYQHPHLSPLRSADLLFAAGHPEQNPFYPWFNARFEEWLDGIATVGFSLNYLSQALCTFAMIGHMRKHFPALRIVLGGGLITSWLRQPGWKNPFAGLVDHLVAGPGETPLLELLGCDAADRGHIRPDYTLLPMGDYLAPGFILPFSTAGGCYWNRCSFCPERAEGNRYTPLPVSEALTDLHTLAAHTKPVLLHLLDNALSPAFLRALALDPPGVPWYGFARLGPELADPDFCRALKRSGCIMLKLGLESGDQGVLDRLHKGIDIGEASVVLCNLHAAGIGVYLYLLFGTPAETEAEARRTLEFVVRHHEAITFMNLALFNMPLHGEEAGHYGIENPFYEGDLSLYTAFRHPHGWDRKQVRGFLEKEFKRDPAVAAILRNDPPLFTSNHAAFFVGGASGLHG; via the coding sequence ATGCTCCTTATTTTCCCTCCCGTAGCCAAGCCGTGCGAACCGCCGGCCGGCATTGCCCAGCTGGCGGCCGCCATGCACAGCCGCGGCATGCCCTGCAGGGTACTGGATGCCAACCTGGAAGGCCTGCTCTGGTTGCTGGAACAGCCGTGCGTCGTCAATGACACATGGAGCCGCCGCGCAATCAAGGGACGACCCCGCCACCTTGCCGACCTGCGGGACGGAGATATCTACCGTTCCCCCGACCGCTACAACCGGGCCGTGCGCGACCTGAACCGCCTGCTGGCCGTTGCGGGCCAGACAAGCGGCGCAACCGTCGGGCTGGCGGACTACCAGCATCCCCACCTTTCCCCCCTGCGGAGCGCGGACCTGCTCTTCGCCGCCGGGCATCCCGAGCAGAACCCCTTTTATCCCTGGTTCAACGCCCGGTTCGAGGAGTGGCTCGACGGCATCGCCACGGTCGGCTTTTCCCTTAACTACCTGAGCCAGGCGTTGTGTACCTTTGCCATGATCGGCCACATGAGGAAACACTTTCCCGCCCTGCGCATCGTTCTGGGGGGCGGGTTGATCACCTCGTGGCTGCGGCAGCCGGGGTGGAAGAATCCGTTTGCGGGCCTGGTGGACCATCTGGTGGCGGGACCGGGGGAGACTCCCCTGCTGGAACTTCTGGGGTGCGATGCCGCCGACCGGGGACACATCAGGCCGGACTACACCCTGCTACCCATGGGCGACTATCTCGCGCCCGGCTTCATCCTCCCCTTCAGCACCGCCGGCGGCTGCTACTGGAACCGCTGTTCCTTCTGCCCGGAGCGGGCCGAGGGGAACCGCTACACGCCGCTGCCGGTATCGGAGGCCCTGACCGACCTGCACACCCTGGCCGCCCACACCAAACCGGTGCTGCTGCACCTGCTGGACAACGCCCTGAGCCCGGCCTTCCTGCGGGCCCTGGCCCTGGACCCGCCCGGCGTCCCCTGGTACGGCTTTGCCCGCCTCGGCCCTGAGCTGGCCGACCCGGATTTTTGCCGCGCCCTGAAGCGGTCGGGGTGCATAATGCTCAAACTGGGGCTGGAGTCTGGCGACCAGGGGGTGCTGGACCGACTGCACAAGGGGATCGACATCGGAGAGGCATCGGTAGTGCTGTGCAACCTGCACGCGGCGGGGATCGGAGTCTATCTATACCTGCTCTTCGGCACCCCGGCCGAGACCGAGGCCGAGGCGCGGCGCACCCTGGAGTTCGTGGTGCGCCACCACGAGGCTATTACCTTCATGAACCTGGCCCTGTTCAACATGCCGCTCCATGGCGAGGAGGCGGGCCACTACGGCATAGAGAACCCGTTCTACGAGGGGGACCTGTCTCTGTATACCGCGTTCCGCCATCCGCATGGCTGGGATCGCAAACAGGTGCGGGGCTTTCTGGAGAAGGAGTTCAAGCGTGACCCGGCCGTAGCTGCGATTCTCAGGAACGACCCGCCCCTGTTTACTTCCAACCACGCCGCGTTTTTCGTCGGCGGGGCGAGTGGGCTGCACGGGTAG
- a CDS encoding DUF1634 domain-containing protein, with product MTLDTHHEAPTKHEAIEMVLARLLRIGSMIAAALLAVGIGAMLLGHTEFAPRLITAGLLALLATPVMRVVVAGLIFVRERDWRFAFFCLVVLCALVTGVLLGHGHGG from the coding sequence ATGACGCTCGATACGCACCACGAGGCACCGACGAAACACGAAGCGATCGAGATGGTGCTGGCGCGCCTGTTGCGCATCGGCTCGATGATCGCAGCAGCCCTTTTGGCTGTGGGCATCGGCGCCATGCTGCTGGGGCATACGGAGTTCGCGCCGCGGCTGATCACCGCGGGGTTGCTGGCTCTTTTGGCTACACCGGTCATGCGGGTGGTGGTGGCGGGGCTGATCTTTGTCCGGGAAAGGGATTGGCGCTTCGCCTTCTTCTGTCTGGTGGTGCTGTGCGCCCTGGTGACCGGCGTCCTGCTGGGGCACGGGCACGGGGGCTAA
- a CDS encoding YciI-like protein produces MHYLLFYDVSSDYLKRRSEFRAEHLSLAWQAQERGELILGGALADPVDASVLLFKGESDDVAKRFAATDPYVKNGLVTSWRVRPWTTVVGEDAASPVRPEAKRGGCRNEQGPT; encoded by the coding sequence ATGCACTATCTGCTGTTCTACGACGTTTCCTCCGACTATCTGAAGCGCAGATCCGAGTTTCGGGCGGAACATCTCTCCCTTGCTTGGCAGGCGCAGGAGCGGGGCGAACTTATCCTCGGCGGGGCGCTGGCCGATCCGGTGGACGCTTCGGTGCTGCTGTTCAAAGGGGAGTCTGACGATGTGGCCAAGCGGTTCGCGGCTACCGATCCCTACGTCAAAAACGGTCTCGTTACGAGCTGGCGCGTGCGCCCTTGGACAACGGTGGTCGGCGAGGACGCGGCTTCGCCGGTCAGGCCGGAGGCAAAACGTGGCGGTTGCCGAAACGAGCAAGGTCCCACGTAG
- the lhgO gene encoding L-2-hydroxyglutarate oxidase: protein MQLDKAEILIVGAGIIGLTIARELVKAGYGDIVVIDKEPELGRHASGRNSGVLHAGIYYSPDSLKARSCLNGNFLMRAYCKEKGLPLLENGKVIVARTDGELPTLDELHRRATANGAKVEMIDERQLAEIEPNARTVERALFSHYTAVVDPKAVLKSLKNDLEESARVRFHLECSLTGLKGSGTARTSRGEIGFSRFVNAAGAYCDKVARLFGVGTNLRLIPFKGVYRLLSKEAPFTVNSSIYPVPDIRNPFLGVHFTRSVHGDVYLGPTAIPAFGRENYGILAGIDAEGFGIALEDLTLFLANPQFRSVALHEPLKYIPSCFYRDAARLVKELAPTDVLPSTKVGIRPQLVDWETKQMVMDFLVVADGASLHVLNPISPAFTSSMDLAQGIVAAHFRG, encoded by the coding sequence ATGCAACTGGACAAGGCAGAAATTCTGATCGTGGGTGCGGGCATCATCGGGTTGACCATTGCCCGTGAACTGGTCAAGGCCGGGTACGGCGACATTGTGGTCATCGACAAGGAACCGGAACTGGGCAGGCACGCCTCGGGTCGCAACAGCGGCGTCCTCCATGCCGGGATCTACTATTCCCCCGACAGCCTGAAAGCCAGGTCATGCCTGAACGGCAACTTCCTGATGCGTGCCTACTGCAAGGAAAAGGGACTCCCCCTGCTGGAGAACGGCAAGGTGATCGTGGCTCGCACGGACGGGGAATTGCCGACCCTGGACGAACTCCACCGCCGGGCCACGGCCAACGGCGCCAAGGTGGAGATGATCGACGAACGGCAACTGGCGGAAATCGAGCCTAACGCCCGGACCGTGGAGCGGGCCCTGTTCTCCCACTACACGGCGGTGGTGGACCCCAAAGCGGTGCTGAAGAGCCTGAAAAACGACCTGGAAGAGAGCGCCCGGGTACGGTTTCACCTGGAGTGCTCCTTGACCGGCCTGAAGGGGAGCGGCACGGCCCGGACCAGCAGGGGGGAGATCGGTTTCAGCCGCTTCGTCAACGCTGCGGGGGCCTATTGCGACAAGGTGGCCCGGCTGTTCGGCGTGGGTACGAACCTCCGCCTGATCCCCTTCAAGGGTGTCTACCGGCTGCTGAGCAAGGAGGCCCCCTTTACGGTCAACTCCAGCATCTATCCGGTGCCGGACATCCGAAACCCCTTCCTGGGGGTCCACTTCACCCGCAGCGTCCACGGTGACGTGTACCTGGGGCCCACGGCCATCCCCGCCTTCGGCCGGGAGAACTACGGCATCCTGGCCGGGATCGACGCCGAGGGGTTCGGCATCGCCCTGGAGGATTTGACACTGTTCCTGGCAAATCCCCAGTTCCGCAGTGTGGCGCTCCACGAACCGCTGAAATACATCCCCTCCTGCTTTTATCGGGACGCGGCCCGGCTGGTGAAGGAGCTTGCCCCCACGGACGTGCTGCCGTCCACAAAGGTCGGCATCCGGCCCCAACTGGTGGACTGGGAGACCAAGCAGATGGTCATGGACTTCCTGGTGGTGGCGGACGGGGCGTCGCTCCACGTATTGAACCCCATCTCGCCGGCCTTCACCTCGTCCATGGACCTGGCCCAAGGGATCGTGGCAGCGCATTTCAGGGGGTAG
- the sixA gene encoding phosphohistidine phosphatase SixA, with product MILYVLRHGEAVERSDGLNEEWRYLTEQGRADINKVMERVAEHGHKPRLILSSPLVRAVQTAEIAAGRACRKNRTLMVEQLQPDGDRDELTRYILQQSDAKRVMIVGHEPQLGSLVAALLDSHAPVALKKGSCVALELDIDTDETNPALEKPATFLWYIVPGKKIMKSLKKAFSGQHTG from the coding sequence ATGATTTTATATGTTCTCAGGCATGGGGAAGCGGTGGAAAGATCGGACGGGCTGAATGAAGAGTGGCGTTATCTGACGGAACAGGGCAGAGCCGACATCAACAAGGTGATGGAAAGGGTGGCGGAGCATGGACACAAACCGCGCCTCATCCTGTCGAGCCCGCTGGTGCGTGCGGTTCAGACGGCGGAGATTGCCGCCGGACGGGCCTGCCGGAAGAACAGGACCCTCATGGTCGAACAACTCCAGCCGGACGGCGACCGGGATGAACTCACCCGTTACATCCTGCAACAGAGCGACGCGAAACGGGTCATGATCGTGGGGCACGAACCCCAGCTCGGCTCGCTGGTGGCGGCCCTCCTGGACAGCCACGCCCCGGTTGCGCTGAAGAAGGGGAGTTGCGTCGCGCTGGAGTTGGACATCGACACGGACGAAACAAACCCGGCGCTTGAGAAACCCGCGACCTTCCTCTGGTATATCGTTCCGGGCAAAAAGATCATGAAATCCCTTAAAAAGGCCTTCTCCGGACAGCATACCGGTTGA
- a CDS encoding sulfite exporter TauE/SafE family protein: MLTTTIEIFIMAIGAGIVGSILGLGGGIIIVPALTILFGVSMRTAVAASTVSIIATSTGAAVAFLRDRLTNTRVAMWLEMGTATGALSGALIAGYLHQRFLYILFGLLLGYSGYNMFRTRKAELPGEVVPDRLSKKLNLAGSYYDRMLGQRVEYQVTRTIPGLIIMYFSGAAAGLLGIGAGMFKVPAMDQVMRMPFKASTATSNFMIGVTAASGAVVYFARGDVKPLIAGPVVLGVLLGAVLGARLMVRMKTSTIRKLFIPLIVYTAIEMIYRGVRG; this comes from the coding sequence CTGCTCACCACAACAATCGAGATATTCATCATGGCCATCGGGGCGGGGATCGTCGGCTCAATCCTCGGGCTCGGCGGCGGTATCATCATCGTACCCGCCCTGACCATCCTGTTCGGCGTGTCCATGCGCACGGCCGTGGCCGCCTCGACGGTCTCCATCATCGCTACCTCCACCGGGGCGGCAGTGGCCTTCCTGCGAGACCGGTTGACCAACACCAGGGTAGCCATGTGGCTGGAGATGGGCACTGCCACCGGAGCCCTGAGCGGAGCCTTGATCGCCGGCTACCTGCACCAGCGCTTCCTGTACATCCTGTTCGGCCTGCTTCTGGGTTATTCGGGCTACAACATGTTCAGGACCCGCAAGGCCGAGCTGCCGGGGGAGGTCGTGCCCGACCGCCTGTCGAAAAAGCTGAACCTGGCCGGCTCCTACTACGACCGCATGCTGGGCCAAAGGGTGGAATACCAGGTTACCCGGACCATTCCCGGCCTGATCATCATGTATTTCTCCGGGGCCGCCGCCGGCCTTTTGGGGATCGGCGCCGGCATGTTCAAGGTGCCGGCCATGGACCAGGTCATGCGCATGCCGTTCAAGGCCTCCACCGCCACCTCCAACTTCATGATCGGGGTCACGGCGGCCTCCGGCGCGGTGGTCTATTTCGCCCGTGGCGACGTCAAGCCGCTGATCGCGGGCCCGGTGGTGCTGGGAGTGCTATTGGGGGCCGTGCTGGGCGCCCGGTTGATGGTCAGGATGAAAACCTCCACCATCCGCAAACTTTTCATTCCGCTGATCGTTTATACGGCCATCGAAATGATCTACCGGGGGGTGAGGGGATGA